The stretch of DNA tcgaaaactcgtatcataatcatctcgcttactccaccacaaccggtgacggcattgcaacaccgccaccaacagccacgccacagtgcgaaaatacctgcatcacaacactaagtaccatgcccggatcaccacccgaggcacaacaaccacatcgataaacatcacaactTACACTATTCTCATacacactgactcagaataacttctcggacaagaaaactttctCAAAtacactttactaaatcacaacgcaacatattatatgaactaaacagataagaacctcatgaatatcatcctcctaccatatcacggaataacatatatcatgaatgcacatacaagcataactagccatgccaaatcacTCAGATTATTACTTTTTTGAATAttattccattaggttaccgtagcCAACAtatagaacattcagataacaactttataactattacaccataccacttctcgggaggtcaaaacctcacagaAAACATTTATACtcatcacagacccgtaatcacatcaacctagtcagtcctgatcacgtaagttaccactcaaaaaggttacctgtcgctcgagcttaactcatatgcccctcataacatattccctcattcgcataaccatcacctcctgccaagtataaccataccattactattcaactattagcatccgcctcatctaaccacatctatACTCTCTCTCAACCATACACATCAATcaggtctctacaaaatcaacctctttagaatgaccatctttcctatttataatcaCTCTTAACCACCAGGGACAACACCTAAACACTACCATTgttcggacatcaagcctcttacactcatctctaaacatcacggtttcctTTCTatatttggttaacatcccaaatcaTGACATCagatccaccaacaaaatttacctcaactttcttcccaatactatctttaattgtatcgtcactcaactcaccaccaagatctcatatcgtgcaaattatttacccaactttttactttctttaattcctcgaaactcatgattatcattttgtcctggaactcctatataactgtaaactcaaatcctcatgatagtatcatacatctcgacgattccttacttttatatcacatggCCTCGAtgaacatgttcctagtttttactcccctcattcttttcttttacactcgacaaaatcaattaataatttaattcttcattacttctatctaactctctagtgctccggCTACCTTCACATTTCTCCAAACTCAAATCCCATAATTTTATgacgatatcatctcactctttcttaccatggatcttctctcattATGCTATAACTCAcaattgtcactaatctatccataaaatcaacattcactgttcaaacaatttcaTTTCATgtcgctaattgcccaaggaaaacacacattagtttcacctcttgataattcaaattcccaaactcactcactatcagCAAAgtcacgtcgcgacatgtctccactaaGTTTACTAtgtaccactcttctccatccctctaccaCGATCTTTTATTACATACATTCTTAAACAACATAATCTAACCCTGTCCCTCCACAACCCTTACACATCTCGCGTTGCTACCATTCGCACTCCTTATTTCAGTCTTTTCATTCTCATGTTCCATAAACTcgcatcatcccttgcccacattcacttacttttacgttactcaacacacaatcatatcactcacctcatctcacaaaacatgctccatgcctcaataatccataccaatcttccttttctttttctattatctatcacaacacatataactcatgccctcccaccgaactcctactcaccacaggtggtactcactacaccataagattgggtaacttacgtatcaagaccaacatacatgtaaaacaatgcataaagaagcaaaacaacacctttgaattaaacataatatgcaacgaagtcaaaagataagcatatgacccaaaacaggggtcactagatcgagtacaggccgctcgatcgagtaagtgacttactcgatcgagtaggtgaaggtcagaagcacgtaaaacaaattaccagggctactcgatcgagtaagggttactcgatcgagtaccagaggtgcactcgatcgagtgagggacactcgatcgagtaccctacgcatttctcagcactgtccagttttcataaaacggtcataactcactcgtttcttgatcATTTTGgctgtgtgacctatcgttagaattgtaaaagaacaatctatcacctccaattggaatcacatcaaaataatatataaatctcgagttataatagtttaaagacaacctctctataatcgaaaaacataactacttggtttttacttccaaacaacttaaacaacaaaaaggtagacaaaaacaactcaatactcataaaataagtatccctaaccacatgttactatcttcaaaagccaaaaAAACAACTTCAATCATGCACATACATTATTCAACTTACCACTCATGTAATACCCACATACTTTTATTCTATAACCTTACATAAAAACAATGACAATATATATAACATAAAATTTCCCATTCATGTGTTACTAACATATCAACATTATAAAAATCCACTTTAGtcatataaacatgcttaaatcatgaaatcatattTTTAAGCAACATTACCCATCATCCATCATACACTTTATCTAACGTATGCATATAGTATACacctttattatataactttacggaACAAAATCATGTATAACCATAACACATCGCCTAATCTCATGTTACTAATattgccacattataaataaTTCATCCTGCAAtacattattcatcacatattatcatatatgaactacttcctttttccaccacaccattcatcattctcatatacttttccaacaattccaaccaacattgtaaactaAGTATCATTCaccatgctttcaaccaacaacatacaaaatcacactgattcatgccacgcatcactatataggtacacaattcataaaataaacacatagcaatcccgactaatatcccatggtgaccggttcaaaattgcagggcgagttcgcgactttaagacgtctcccaagtctttgcattagctcctacaacttttacaccgggttcattttattttgactccctatgttcattaggttcattggttacaggtttcaggtttcaggatcgtcgtctgataccactttgtaacaccccatactccaagtgccttaccaggaccagttaaggcatggaagtgctaccatctcggttacccgaggcaatgataataataagacaataaagaaacgtactttaaaagtaaatatagtttaagcgattacatgtttcaagccaaaactgttaaatgaaatacaatcaAACCAATATTGTCTGCTAATAAAACTGAACaactaaaggacatcgtctgacacagcggaagactcttctaacagcaagtgatgactcatcccagctagcccaaatgcatcgtattaaacctgctcaacaactgctcaccatccctgaatggatcaccacagtttttaaaacaattaaacggggtcagtactaattacacgatacaaaccaacatGAAGCAAATACCAAGCATCTCAATCAACATATCAATCCCTagtctccatcatcaatctccacacaactgactacacactaaagtgtgtagccctgctagagtacccatcgtaacaggtacaccacaccgccagtgggggaccgcagccgttcccacttaagccccgctcatctcatcgagcgataaacccatgttccttaatgtgcacatcccttctgcggcgggttccacagaagtcgaatcaaaggcgtgaagtcactcccgcaagtgactccactcagccagggacgcaccccgaagatcacagacagttaaacagtaatcacaacacaacctcaacaaccgtctgaaacattcaacaatacaatatcacaaccgtctgaaacaatcaacaattactatctacagcacaatcatgtaactaatactaagtagggaaaccctacctggaatgcaatcactatTCAGACAATCTAGCAGCTATCTCAAAATcgttcttctacgaaccctcctcctatacacatattcatacaatcactaccacaaaaATATCATTATAAAACCcctaatttacccaattaggtttttaaccaaactcaaagaaacaatataaaaactatacaaggatcttaccctcgacacgacgaactcaacggtgtaaagaacaagacgATTCGTCAaccttagcccttgggatttgatggTAATGCGACGACGtagacaacgtaacttcttttctcttttgaaaggtttttataaaaagtacaaatgatgaagaaagtgacggaaagcttaatatatcaatcacgcgttactaacaaaacccgactaaaacaacccgtaaaagtaacttactcgaccgagtgccccttactcgatcgagtgccatacatactcgatcgagtactcatcagacagactactatttcatataaaaacatacttactcgacagagtaagccccactcgatagagtacccaaagactcgtaaaaccgtagtattacagtgactgttcgatcgagcaatatgagTGAAGAAAGCTCTCGATTGAGTACTGTGCTACCTCGATCGATTTGTTTAGCCATGGACAGCACTGATACGTCAATAATGCCTATTCTGAATGACGATATGAAGGAGGATACGGTCAAAGCCTATCCTATTCAAGTTCCTTTTCCACAAAGGTTGTTGCCGCACGGCGGATTCCTGGATCTTATATGGGTTCTTAACGTCGGTGAGCATTATAATGAGCTTATGGCACATGTACCCTCTTAAGCTAAATTTATTAAGCAGACTTTATGTTGTGAGAGGGATGCTAGTGTTATTGAGACTGTAGCTATGACTGAAGAGTGCAGCGCAGTTCTTCAAACTGGGACCCCTCCTAAGttgtctgacccaggtagtttttccataccatgtcatatagggacccaATTAATcgacaatgctttatgtgaccttgttGCTAGTGTCAGTGTGttacctttgtctcttgctaagagattAGGTTTGACTAAGTTTAAGCATACTAGCATTACTGTACAGATGACCGACCGTTCTTTATCACGGCCTAAAGGAGTTCTGGATGATGTACCTATCAGGATAGGGAAAtttttattcccgttgattttgttgttttaGATATACCCAAAGACTGTCACactcccattattttgggaagaccatttttgcgCACTGCTCGTGCAATTATAGATGTCGGGGCTAagacacttacctttcaggtaAGAGGAGTTTGGTTTTACCAAGTCTAATGCATGTAAGGAACCCATGCGAGTCATGCCTTGTGATGCTACCCCTCCTATAGAGTCCGTGGAGATACCATCTGATATTCCTTATGAGTCACATATTGCTGCTGTTATAACACCTCCACCCCagtttgggagcaaattggaggaacattACTTTGTTTCTCTTTTTATAGGTCTTGACACACTCGAGGACCCGGGAGGTGAGATAGGTGCTCTCAAGTTGAAGTCTGGAACTACCCAGATAGATGACCCTAGAGGAAGTTTTGAGGAAGCTATGCCATCTAGGAAGTTACTGTGTGACGACGTTAGAGATTGGGATCCCGATGATTGCAGAAGCGGATCTTCTTCCATTGCCATGCTGTGGAGGCCAGAATCAGACTTGACGATTGCTGACGTTACTGCTTCCAGTCAGAGGCCTAGTACTGAGCGATTGCTTTGTGTTGCTAGTTGACAAAATAAGGTCGagttgggacctatctgaaactagcgctgtccgggaggcaacccggagttcaaactatttagttttttttttttgaacaattTAGTTTTGTTGTGTGCCTTAATAATGAGCCTACTCGGTTATAAACTGTGAACATTTTAGCCCTCTTTGCTTTCGCAGTACTTTTGTGCGGTTTCTATTTGCGAACTTGTAGGTACTCTTGCATTCTGTTCGCAACTTAGCTGCTCTGAAGCCGCTagctgtgacctcccatgttgctggctggtttggggaggtcccttcttcgcgttatcttgtaagttttccgcatctacactctttctcctttttagtttgcatttcctttccctgttttgggtacaatgagggcattgtacggtttggtttggggaggttatgcatccatatctgtgtctgcatcttgtttttatttgcatttctgttatcacgtttaatttctgtatgcattgcttgtttatttccataaaaatcaaaatcccataaaaattcgaaaaatcaaaaaatattcaagtttcattttgcatattggttgggtcggaacggtagatttccgtgatgatattgcactgtaacttatcatttttacttgagccttgcactctattgacagttattagttgAGTcttacgcatagtctacgagtttttgttcaaatatagctaactgtttagacttgacctgataaattggcaacctactttacaatttctgagatttagagccttataactggtgacattcatgaccggtttacataggaattgagagtagtactccttgcatagcatgtttatcaattttgcacatttatgacattcgatttcttgttaaatgcatacattcgggtttgtggtcggtgtcacatgcagggaggtgcttgcaaatttcattttcttacatttttcacccatctagctccacttaagcaaaatttagccttttgactcattagctacatccataattagcctgccttgtcaagctagttattAAGGCACACAACAAAACTAAATTGTTCCATAATTGATccatgttgcgagtttggctcgtttttgttgtttggagttggtgaaaaaggaggaaggattaaaaatgacaaaaactgaagaaaaaaaacatgaaaaagaagaaaagagaaaacgtgtgaagaaaaaaaaagcaaaaaaattgaaaaaaaaaaatgaaatcatacGTAATGCAGTGACAAGCAGAGGAATAAAAGTTGAAAATATTGAGCTGGTTTGATTAAGAGACCGTCTGTGTTTACTTTTATCTTGTGATGGTCTACTCCTTGTTCttatttatacatttttttgaggagatagtgtatttggacagtgagttgtgtgccaatgaagggcacttgtacattattttacagtcagttgagattcggatggtcttatatggccttgtttaggaactagcttgatgctttaccttcacatttccataaattattttgccttttctcacctgaacctcactttcccatactatttgtaagccctcggctgtgacggacattgttggttggagtgtatgcatagtacttgaatcgtctatcatttttgttgcatgcatgttatgtaggtcgcagtttaggagAGTGATTGTATTCTCTTTCCCTCTTACACATAATTATTCACCCtttacttcatgagagaagagtaaccacgtgagagtccaattttgttggtcttgcaaggtcgataggtcagccttgtttatggacatcttataactcgttagCTTATTGACTACTGTAGCTATGATTGTTAATTTTTGATTGCATTaatttggttcaagtagacaggttatagctagctctgagttttcattttcattccattagtttgcatttaatttgcttggggacaagcaaaggcttggtttggggagatttgatgcgcgcattttatataggtatttcgtactttatttgcacgcatttctatgcattttgtgtagtgtttagctacaaatgtcccccggattgtctactttggtttctcttgtcttatttgcaagaatgaaccaaataggagcataatcaagcttaatacctCTCCCtctgcatgcatttaggagatgagttgagtcggagcttggaaactacaaattatgatgcgcaaagaagtaagatagctaggcgagcaaaggaagaacttcaaattgctagtgcctactttgaagagccatatctcgagttctaaaacttattttcaagtgattctaattgggtgaaagcttgtcctcttagctttccaacgccaccagaaacgCCCTGTTTtcctaagtaacgaagaaatggcagccgtttgaagttcagtgcacgaagaaggaattgtgcgctggaaagtactcgatcgagtacaattgtgttcgatcgactcctttttctactcgatcgagtagtgcctatttaataagtgttcgatcgattacctaaagtactcgatcgagaggttttagcttggatttgcttgatcgagtgatataaaagtcctcgatcgagtatttagctattatactcgggatttttatcccgtgataggtttagttttgttaattttcacttccctatataagggagtcgtaacTAGGTTAATAAACACTTCTTCTTTTACCTTTTAATACTTCTCTTAATACAttttactctcttaatctttcccttaaactttctactgtaactttgctcTTGGATTTCTTTGCTCGGATTTGGGTTGTTCTTTACGCTGGAATTCTTGTGATTGTAATCCCTCTTCTctttattaatcttaatcttattattatttgcTTGAATCCCTTGTTTCTCtttattggaatatgtgtcctccgacaataatgctatcacaactgttgatcatgatgatcacatgtttaaatctcattttaaagaatacaattgggaagtaatattttactgtcaactggtccacacatatcggtaatgattggctgactagagtttgacattactgtcgt from Silene latifolia isolate original U9 population chromosome 10, ASM4854445v1, whole genome shotgun sequence encodes:
- the LOC141607656 gene encoding uncharacterized protein LOC141607656, producing MDSTDTSIMPILNDDMKEDTVKAYPIQVPFPQRLLPHGGFLDLIWVLNVAKFIKQTLCCERDASVIETVAMTEECSAVLQTGTPPKLSDPGSFSIPCHIGTQLIDNALCDLVASVSVLPLSLAKRLGLTKFKHTSITVQMTDRSLSRPKGVLDDVPIRIGKFLFPLILLF